In Desulfatirhabdium butyrativorans DSM 18734, one genomic interval encodes:
- the cas7g gene encoding type I-G CRISPR-associated RAMP protein Csb1/Cas7g, producing the protein MTQSILTRFDALIGNESAAAIVMRQYLKPVEGDMAVIFPPTYANIGYNIDPVIGSEEIKNVCTIDSVGSQANRMEPIFKRKPYSALVPQIFVEVRKPASKGQDKGDLIDTIHLLDAGHRIADAVVRFSDGADEITKAFQCIREDATPLAKLSPTSLVFGCWDSRASSVKLPRIVRSTILAYNVHELKRSAQYTPATERYDETFDKLGEKEKKKFADVGMNHVPSTGAPGGVLLDSKSLVVKDTVISLTALRALRSKDEERTKTLHRYVFGLVLVAVTAQQEPLLRMGCELICDPERPSHQDVVWCDGEREAFELQHKAALEFALAAAESFGIGESKTFLFNPKVAMEELKKLTSKGKKGEEEAT; encoded by the coding sequence ATGACGCAAAGCATTCTCACCCGGTTTGACGCTCTGATCGGCAACGAATCTGCCGCAGCTATCGTCATGCGGCAATACCTCAAACCCGTCGAAGGCGATATGGCGGTCATCTTTCCACCGACCTACGCGAACATCGGATACAACATCGATCCAGTAATCGGCTCCGAAGAGATCAAGAACGTATGCACCATCGACAGCGTTGGTTCACAGGCCAATCGAATGGAGCCCATTTTCAAGCGAAAACCCTATTCCGCTCTGGTTCCCCAGATTTTCGTCGAAGTGCGAAAACCGGCATCAAAAGGGCAGGACAAGGGGGATCTGATCGATACAATCCACCTGCTGGATGCCGGTCACCGGATTGCCGATGCGGTGGTTCGGTTTTCAGATGGAGCGGACGAAATTACGAAGGCCTTCCAATGTATTCGGGAGGATGCAACCCCCCTGGCAAAGCTTTCGCCCACTTCCCTGGTTTTTGGCTGCTGGGATTCCCGGGCTTCATCCGTAAAGCTGCCGAGGATCGTCCGATCGACAATTCTGGCATATAACGTTCACGAATTAAAGCGTTCCGCTCAATACACTCCAGCAACCGAACGCTACGATGAGACTTTCGACAAACTTGGCGAAAAAGAGAAAAAGAAATTTGCCGATGTCGGAATGAACCATGTTCCATCGACTGGTGCACCGGGAGGCGTCCTCCTGGATTCGAAGAGTCTGGTTGTAAAAGATACCGTGATCAGTTTGACTGCGCTGAGGGCGCTACGATCGAAAGACGAGGAGAGAACGAAAACACTGCATCGATATGTTTTTGGATTAGTCCTTGTAGCTGTGACCGCACAACAGGAACCACTGCTTCGTATGGGGTGCGAATTGATTTGCGACCCGGAAAGACCGTCACACCAGGATGTCGTCTGGTGTGACGGAGAGCGGGAAGCATTCGAATTGCAGCATAAGGCTGCTTTGGAATTTGCCCTGGCTGCAGCAGAATCGTTTGGAATCGGTGAATCGAAAACGTTTCTGTTCAATCCGAAAGTTGCCATGGAAGAGTTGAAGAAATTGACGTCGAAGGGAAAAAAGGGCGAGGAAGAAGCAACATGA
- the csb2 gene encoding type I-G CRISPR-associated protein Csb2: MKTLCISVRFLDDRFHGQGDDGPEWPPSPFRLFQAMVSAASRNGHVADETFQWLERLAPPIILAPSFRQLRARTMYVPNNDSDKKLDRQNRLAEKIVCPLNILDDEPICYLWRIQPEEQDIAMAAATQARRVLALGWGIDLVATDGKVLTLEETDLLIQNYGGQQWGPVSKSHHVLRCPKPGSLADLRDAYRSFLRRFEGNVYNSARKPMVFEETPYAKIGSADRAIAAFQLTRPDDDSETLKPFDARKTMEVAAWVRGFLCNAALQGGFPGVPEVYVAGHVPESERNGNTPNRFSYLPVPSIGHEHADGMIRRLIVAEPYGGDGRYVQWAQRVLANAVATDKHGYPQAMLRPIVKPSRDTVIFRYIRETKTFQTVTPVILPGYDDMKYAKAKKLAEKALEQAGFLLGDLAEPIQLQKAPFLKGGFSPSSYSVPKYLKGKSRMHVQLTFKEPISGPLAIGAGRHLGLGLFAAAET, translated from the coding sequence ATGAAAACATTGTGCATCTCCGTTCGCTTTCTGGATGATCGGTTTCACGGTCAGGGCGACGATGGACCGGAATGGCCGCCATCTCCCTTCCGGCTGTTTCAGGCGATGGTTTCGGCTGCATCGCGCAACGGACATGTGGCCGATGAGACGTTTCAATGGCTGGAGCGGCTTGCGCCACCCATTATCCTGGCGCCGTCCTTTCGGCAGCTCCGTGCCCGGACGATGTATGTCCCGAACAACGATTCGGATAAGAAGTTGGATCGACAAAATCGCCTGGCCGAAAAAATCGTTTGTCCGCTGAATATCCTCGATGATGAACCGATTTGCTATTTATGGCGCATCCAACCGGAGGAACAGGATATTGCGATGGCGGCAGCAACCCAAGCCCGACGTGTTTTGGCTCTGGGATGGGGAATCGATCTTGTGGCGACCGATGGGAAGGTTCTAACTCTCGAAGAGACCGATCTCTTGATCCAGAATTATGGGGGGCAACAATGGGGCCCGGTATCCAAATCACATCATGTGCTTAGATGTCCGAAGCCCGGTTCGCTGGCCGATTTGAGAGATGCATACCGATCGTTCCTGCGTCGGTTTGAAGGCAATGTCTATAATTCAGCCCGAAAACCCATGGTTTTTGAAGAAACGCCGTATGCGAAAATCGGTTCGGCAGATCGGGCTATTGCAGCATTTCAACTGACCCGGCCGGATGACGATTCGGAAACCCTTAAACCTTTCGATGCGCGTAAAACAATGGAAGTCGCCGCCTGGGTTCGTGGATTTTTGTGCAATGCGGCGCTGCAAGGAGGCTTTCCGGGGGTTCCCGAAGTGTATGTGGCTGGTCATGTACCCGAATCGGAGAGGAACGGAAATACTCCAAACCGGTTTTCCTATCTGCCCGTTCCATCAATCGGACACGAGCATGCAGACGGCATGATCCGAAGGTTGATTGTCGCCGAACCCTACGGAGGTGATGGCCGATATGTGCAATGGGCGCAGCGTGTGTTGGCCAATGCGGTGGCGACTGACAAGCATGGATACCCGCAGGCCATGCTTCGACCGATTGTCAAACCATCAAGGGATACGGTGATTTTTCGATATATTCGTGAAACGAAAACCTTTCAAACAGTGACTCCGGTCATTCTTCCCGGATATGACGATATGAAATACGCCAAGGCTAAAAAACTTGCCGAAAAGGCCCTTGAACAGGCTGGCTTTCTCCTTGGGGATCTTGCTGAACCCATCCAGCTTCAGAAAGCACCCTTTCTCAAAGGCGGGTTCAGCCCTTCATCCTATTCCGTACCGAAATATCTCAAGGGTAAGTCCAGAATGCATGTTCAATTGACATTCAAGGAACCGATTTCCGGGCCTTTAGCCATCGGTGCAGGACGTCACTTGGGGCTTGGGCTTTTTGCTGCGGCGGAAACATAG
- a CDS encoding DUF4351 domain-containing protein, which produces MLAQYIRNKGFEEGIQQGMKQGMEQGLMEGLHRGMASTLKRTLQNRFGALPKWAEDRIDKATSHQLDRWIDSMLSTPSIQDLLSD; this is translated from the coding sequence ATGCTGGCGCAATACATCCGCAACAAAGGATTTGAAGAGGGCATCCAGCAAGGCATGAAGCAAGGCATGGAACAAGGTTTGATGGAGGGTTTGCATCGGGGCATGGCATCCACCCTGAAACGGACGCTGCAAAATCGCTTCGGCGCGTTGCCAAAATGGGCCGAAGACCGGATCGATAAAGCCACATCGCACCAGCTTGATAGATGGATCGATTCAATGTTGAGCACTCCCTCCATTCAGGACCTTCTTTCCGATTGA
- a CDS encoding helix-turn-helix transcriptional regulator — MASYPLLERIAWFDQQVRSRRYPNTTALCEKFEISRKTAQRAIDFLRDRWFAPLAYDPIRRGYWYEDLTYQLPAVRVSQDEVLALLIARKVLENSPDKALARYIRRFSEKLMAQSTFQGLSAERIDTCFSASWIGMECIAPDVFDQVVCGLTENRCLRFTYRSPSTQKTTQRNVEPHHLQHYMGNWVLIAWCRLRSDWRRFYLSRMSASAVTEAVFKPKPREVWGALVEDAFGIFQGGALTEVTLRFSPFRSRWIQEQLWHPHQVLNMCSDGCAELTLPVSDFREIKMNILSFGADVEVLKPESLKAEIRAEIERMKALYPGGSVE; from the coding sequence ATGGCGTCATATCCTTTGCTGGAGCGGATTGCCTGGTTCGATCAGCAGGTTCGCTCACGACGGTACCCCAACACCACAGCCTTGTGCGAGAAATTCGAAATCTCCCGGAAAACGGCGCAGCGCGCCATCGATTTCCTGCGGGATCGCTGGTTTGCGCCGCTTGCCTACGATCCAATCAGGCGTGGGTACTGGTATGAGGACCTGACGTACCAGCTTCCCGCCGTTCGGGTTTCTCAGGACGAAGTGCTGGCGCTGCTCATTGCCCGAAAGGTTCTCGAAAACAGTCCCGATAAAGCGCTTGCCCGATACATTCGGCGATTCAGCGAGAAATTGATGGCCCAGAGCACATTCCAGGGGCTATCGGCCGAACGGATCGATACCTGTTTTTCGGCATCCTGGATCGGCATGGAATGCATCGCCCCTGATGTCTTCGATCAAGTTGTCTGCGGGCTTACCGAGAATCGCTGCCTGAGATTTACTTACCGGTCGCCAAGCACCCAGAAGACGACCCAACGAAACGTGGAACCCCATCATCTTCAGCACTACATGGGCAATTGGGTGCTGATCGCCTGGTGCAGGCTGCGCTCGGATTGGCGCAGGTTCTACCTTTCCCGGATGAGCGCGTCAGCCGTTACCGAAGCAGTTTTCAAACCAAAGCCCCGTGAGGTTTGGGGCGCACTGGTAGAAGACGCCTTCGGTATTTTTCAGGGCGGTGCGCTGACCGAGGTAACGCTGCGGTTTTCGCCATTTCGAAGCCGCTGGATCCAGGAACAACTCTGGCACCCCCATCAGGTGTTGAATATGTGCAGCGATGGCTGCGCCGAATTGACGTTGCCGGTTTCGGATTTTCGGGAAATCAAGATGAACATTCTCTCTTTCGGCGCCGATGTCGAGGTGCTGAAACCCGAATCCCTGAAGGCGGAAATCCGGGCTGAAATCGAGCGCATGAAGGCGCTGTATCCGGGCGGTTCGGTTGAGTGA
- the cmr1 gene encoding type III-B CRISPR module RAMP protein Cmr1, which produces MTTNEKIYQFNALTDLWSWSVTLEEKNGQIKEKTVPDRLITTGLLGSIRWWFEVLVRGLTGNACDPTDTKCEDRNHCVVCELFGCTGWARKFRFEVLDEKNGTKTDQIKQNQTFYLRFTPLRPIRVEEWTLLDATLRLIAEYGAIGGKTVFKPTDEPTRASKLHHKDYGLVQMVSSQQSDGTDRGNLEKYLSKWPMLNHGAFAWASLQHFWCVNGKYLARQNGNSSSFNCVIGRLEPKQQSSQNDSWMAGRRPDPRNNVEAESKKVLSFKNPARTFGFVKPGLIDFNTMKERLTNAWGRNGWDFLAGATIINQLFAGKEGRS; this is translated from the coding sequence ATGACAACCAACGAAAAAATCTATCAGTTCAATGCGCTGACGGACCTGTGGAGCTGGTCTGTCACACTTGAAGAAAAGAACGGTCAGATAAAGGAAAAAACTGTGCCTGACCGTCTGATTACCACCGGCCTGCTTGGTTCCATCCGCTGGTGGTTCGAGGTGTTGGTGCGCGGTCTGACCGGCAATGCCTGCGACCCTACCGATACGAAATGTGAAGATCGAAACCATTGTGTTGTCTGCGAACTATTCGGCTGCACCGGCTGGGCGCGGAAGTTTAGATTTGAAGTTCTGGATGAGAAAAACGGTACCAAGACAGATCAGATCAAACAAAACCAGACTTTCTATCTCCGGTTCACGCCTCTCCGCCCGATCCGCGTTGAAGAGTGGACACTCTTGGACGCCACCCTTCGCCTGATCGCCGAATATGGGGCCATCGGCGGCAAAACGGTATTCAAGCCGACGGACGAACCCACTCGGGCAAGCAAGCTGCACCACAAAGACTACGGCTTGGTGCAGATGGTCTCGTCCCAGCAATCCGATGGGACAGATCGTGGTAATTTGGAAAAATACCTTTCTAAATGGCCGATGCTTAATCACGGTGCATTCGCCTGGGCTTCCTTGCAGCACTTCTGGTGCGTGAACGGAAAGTATCTTGCTCGACAGAACGGCAACTCCAGCTCATTTAACTGTGTTATCGGACGCCTCGAGCCCAAGCAACAAAGCAGTCAGAACGATTCTTGGATGGCTGGTCGCCGACCTGATCCAAGAAACAATGTTGAAGCGGAAAGCAAAAAGGTCCTCAGCTTCAAGAATCCCGCAAGAACCTTCGGCTTCGTAAAACCCGGACTGATTGATTTCAACACCATGAAGGAACGTCTGACGAACGCTTGGGGACGGAACGGCTGGGATTTTCTCGCCGGGGCCACGATCATAAATCAACTATTCGCCGGGAAGGAGGGCCGCTCATGA
- a CDS encoding RAMP superfamily CRISPR-associated protein — MSFDLYASLAEIQACPTQVNEGSLASGFVNGCAIWSCRDEEKNNARQCYMKRAAELELNVPADLQFDPDHAFLPDPAWFGIDVFFTLASPWYSKDDRPFHVLDNPVRKDRVFGVPFMSAASWKGLLRWACRMQAGLREHLEKHDMKMDGWNDPSWIIHLFGNEKGEDERSRAGALVFYPTWFNKVGFEVINPHSRTRRAGTQPIYYEVVPAKKIGRLRLLYAPLPGGIENDKVTPADFIDGFIDSIRTLLETYGISAKRTAGWGTANINNEKSELLYLESSRLSELFSQNIEVSSFEQPSDELRKLMTEQGDPISVLLDAEGKLISKTQFKKLADKKPCTNKELETFKKWYEHNSSEYKGSLGSDGSSQSAFKVRKVNLRKFLDARKGGDQ; from the coding sequence ATGAGTTTCGATCTTTACGCCTCCCTGGCCGAAATACAAGCCTGCCCAACCCAGGTGAATGAAGGCAGTCTCGCTTCAGGCTTTGTGAATGGATGCGCGATCTGGTCCTGTCGTGACGAGGAGAAGAACAATGCACGTCAATGCTACATGAAACGGGCGGCTGAACTGGAGCTCAATGTCCCTGCGGACCTTCAATTTGATCCGGACCATGCTTTTCTGCCGGACCCTGCCTGGTTCGGCATCGATGTTTTTTTCACACTGGCATCCCCCTGGTACTCGAAGGACGACCGCCCCTTTCACGTGCTGGATAACCCGGTACGCAAGGATCGGGTCTTTGGTGTGCCGTTCATGTCTGCTGCCTCCTGGAAGGGACTTCTTCGCTGGGCCTGCAGGATGCAGGCGGGTTTGCGCGAGCACCTGGAAAAGCACGACATGAAAATGGATGGTTGGAACGATCCTTCCTGGATCATCCACCTCTTCGGCAATGAAAAAGGGGAAGATGAGCGATCCCGCGCCGGCGCCCTCGTCTTTTATCCGACCTGGTTCAACAAGGTTGGCTTCGAGGTGATCAATCCCCACAGCCGCACACGCCGGGCCGGGACCCAGCCCATTTACTATGAGGTCGTCCCGGCAAAGAAAATAGGGAGGTTACGGCTTCTCTACGCGCCCCTACCGGGAGGAATCGAAAACGATAAAGTCACGCCCGCAGACTTCATCGACGGCTTCATCGACAGCATAAGGACGCTTCTCGAAACATATGGCATTTCCGCCAAACGCACCGCCGGATGGGGCACGGCTAATATTAACAATGAGAAGTCAGAATTGTTGTATTTGGAGAGCAGCAGGCTGAGTGAGCTTTTCAGCCAAAACATTGAAGTGTCGTCGTTCGAACAACCAAGTGATGAGCTCAGGAAATTGATGACTGAGCAAGGTGATCCAATAAGTGTCTTGCTCGATGCGGAAGGCAAACTGATCAGTAAAACACAATTCAAGAAACTCGCTGATAAGAAGCCATGCACGAATAAAGAGTTAGAGACCTTCAAGAAATGGTATGAACACAACAGTAGTGAATATAAGGGGAGTTTAGGATCTGATGGTAGCAGCCAGTCAGCGTTTAAGGTAAGAAAAGTAAACCTAAGGAAATTTCTGGATGCCAGGAAGGGTGGTGACCAATGA
- the cmr4 gene encoding type III-B CRISPR module RAMP protein Cmr4, translating to MALDPIHVGTGGTRLGRVDNTIVRDPVTRIPKIPGSSIAGVMRAYTAMAKGKYPKCAGLGQPERNGAGGHCGKADCPVCTVFGFAKGIGTYGGFAGLAAFSDMHVLLFPVASQLGPQWITCPMALRQTSIAEFSELDDLLEQQVVYRKADGTANQPSLNLGWLFLPVKTDWQPLSEIDQKIEELGIPGYIIGRLAVVSDKLFTHIVNSNLEVRTSVAIDPATGAAEEGALFTYEALPRSTVLFWEVTCRNPKHFKINQGDVKAVDSPEKVRDVVADAYSYLEHLGIGGMGSRGMGRLRVLATKELAGADKPGKEVS from the coding sequence ATGGCGCTCGATCCCATCCATGTGGGCACGGGTGGAACTCGGCTGGGCCGGGTGGACAACACTATCGTGCGCGATCCGGTCACGCGGATACCGAAGATTCCGGGTTCGAGCATCGCGGGAGTCATGCGTGCCTACACAGCCATGGCAAAGGGGAAATACCCCAAGTGTGCCGGCCTTGGCCAGCCGGAGCGCAACGGTGCAGGCGGTCATTGCGGAAAGGCTGATTGTCCTGTCTGCACCGTATTCGGTTTTGCAAAGGGCATTGGCACATATGGCGGGTTTGCTGGACTGGCCGCATTCAGTGATATGCACGTGCTGCTCTTTCCCGTGGCGTCGCAATTGGGGCCGCAATGGATCACGTGTCCGATGGCCTTGCGGCAAACCAGTATTGCGGAATTCTCAGAGCTGGATGACCTGCTTGAGCAGCAGGTCGTTTACCGCAAAGCGGACGGGACAGCAAATCAGCCGTCATTGAATCTCGGATGGCTTTTTCTGCCGGTCAAGACGGATTGGCAGCCACTGAGCGAGATTGATCAAAAGATCGAAGAACTGGGTATACCGGGTTACATCATCGGCCGCTTGGCTGTCGTTTCGGACAAGCTGTTCACCCATATCGTGAATAGCAACCTCGAAGTACGGACCTCGGTCGCCATCGATCCGGCCACAGGAGCGGCCGAGGAAGGGGCGCTGTTCACCTATGAGGCTCTGCCTCGAAGTACAGTGCTTTTCTGGGAGGTAACCTGCCGGAATCCAAAACATTTCAAGATTAATCAAGGTGATGTGAAGGCGGTCGACTCACCGGAGAAAGTCCGAGATGTTGTTGCTGATGCATATTCTTATCTGGAGCATCTCGGCATCGGCGGCATGGGAAGCCGAGGCATGGGACGGTTGCGTGTGCTGGCAACGAAGGAGCTTGCCGGTGCGGATAAGCCGGGAAAGGAGGTCTCGTAA